Proteins from one Natrinema salinisoli genomic window:
- a CDS encoding HEAT repeat domain-containing protein — protein MSEDEANGDDGAPEEEAGENEQSADLETIRERLDGLETDLDGLESNLEAAETEDDLDVVEADLESFRTELESVEVPEPPETDEDEEDEDAEPAPEEELQEQYDEIESDLSDLESDLEDQRGPYGEDVVSEITDASGTITDTRWTEEGNAELIEAVDDFLDEFNGLLDSSVTLVNEGETVPDQLEATLDNTAEAVEDADLDADDDAETIAGLLEATDDLQSDIDDATEWTDLEIREQLRREGYYDVLDHVKDFPPEWHALKVHEKQGNVDMILLALETFDSDFMEEHCMEALERMGPEEAIEPMLQKANRRDQAAMRILGKIGVDDEEVVDTLVDYVDSNPNLQRPAFRALGEIGAEAAVEPIAQQLVAEEADVRSWAARALGLIGDTRAVEPLADVLADDESDRVRASAAWALNRIGTEDALEIVADYDDDRAYLVQAEAENANLEPAA, from the coding sequence ATGAGCGAGGACGAGGCGAACGGTGACGACGGGGCCCCAGAGGAAGAAGCGGGCGAGAACGAGCAATCTGCCGATCTCGAGACCATCCGCGAGCGCCTCGACGGACTCGAGACTGACCTCGACGGGCTCGAATCGAACCTCGAGGCCGCCGAGACCGAGGACGACCTCGACGTCGTCGAGGCCGACCTCGAGTCGTTCCGAACGGAACTCGAGAGCGTCGAGGTGCCGGAGCCGCCCGAAACCGACGAGGACGAGGAAGACGAAGACGCGGAACCCGCACCTGAAGAAGAGTTACAGGAACAGTACGACGAGATCGAGAGCGATCTTTCGGACCTCGAGTCGGATCTCGAGGACCAGCGCGGACCGTACGGCGAGGACGTCGTCAGTGAAATAACCGACGCCAGCGGGACGATCACGGACACCCGCTGGACCGAAGAGGGCAACGCCGAACTGATCGAAGCGGTCGACGACTTCCTCGACGAGTTCAACGGCCTTCTGGACAGTTCGGTCACGCTGGTCAACGAGGGCGAGACCGTTCCCGACCAGCTCGAGGCGACCCTTGACAACACGGCAGAGGCCGTCGAAGACGCCGACCTCGACGCGGACGACGACGCCGAGACGATCGCCGGCCTGCTCGAGGCGACCGACGACCTGCAGAGCGATATCGACGACGCGACCGAGTGGACCGACCTCGAGATCCGCGAACAGCTCCGCCGCGAGGGCTACTACGACGTCCTCGACCACGTCAAGGACTTCCCGCCGGAGTGGCACGCGCTCAAGGTCCACGAGAAGCAGGGCAACGTCGACATGATCCTCCTCGCGCTGGAGACGTTCGACTCCGACTTCATGGAGGAACACTGCATGGAGGCCCTCGAGCGAATGGGGCCCGAGGAGGCCATCGAGCCGATGCTCCAGAAGGCCAACCGCCGCGATCAGGCGGCGATGCGCATCCTCGGCAAGATCGGCGTCGACGACGAGGAGGTCGTCGACACGCTCGTCGACTACGTCGACTCCAACCCGAATCTCCAGCGGCCCGCGTTCCGCGCCCTCGGCGAGATCGGTGCCGAAGCCGCGGTCGAGCCGATCGCCCAGCAGCTCGTCGCGGAGGAGGCCGACGTCCGCAGCTGGGCCGCTCGCGCGCTCGGGCTGATCGGAGACACCCGCGCCGTCGAGCCGCTCGCGGACGTCCTCGCGGACGACGAGTCCGACCGCGTCCGCGCCAGCGCCGCGTGGGCGCTCAACCGCATCGGCACCGAAGACGCACTCGAGATCGTCGCCGACTACGACGACGACCGCGCCTACCTCGTGCAGGCCGAAGCCGAGAACGCGAATCTCGAGCCCGCAGCCTGA
- a CDS encoding metal-dependent transcriptional regulator, whose product MNTADQYLKAIYLAQRIEDGPASTGTLADLLEVSPASVNEMIGKLEERELVDHEKYKGASLTDEGLERAHNALQTYCIIERFLANVLEVDEFRDEARALESVIDDTVAERLDTIIDRPDQCPDCFDAEQDCCELLELEAGGHAD is encoded by the coding sequence ATGAATACTGCCGATCAATATCTCAAGGCGATTTACCTGGCACAGCGAATCGAGGACGGCCCCGCATCCACCGGCACGCTCGCGGACTTGCTCGAGGTGAGTCCGGCCAGCGTCAACGAGATGATCGGAAAACTCGAGGAACGGGAACTCGTCGACCACGAGAAGTACAAGGGGGCGAGTCTGACCGACGAAGGGCTCGAGCGCGCCCACAACGCCCTCCAGACGTACTGCATCATCGAGCGGTTCCTCGCGAACGTCCTCGAGGTCGACGAGTTTCGCGACGAGGCCCGCGCGCTGGAGAGCGTCATCGACGATACCGTCGCGGAGCGACTCGACACGATCATCGATCGGCCCGACCAGTGCCCCGACTGTTTCGACGCCGAGCAGGACTGCTGTGAGCTGCTCGAACTCGAGGCCGGCGGTCACGCGGACTGA
- a CDS encoding phospholipase D-like domain-containing protein codes for MDIRRTTLVAVFVCCLVSSTTILAGFAVATETSMTERPTTRATSDTEPNASALTCPPRASDATPTTTETPTRPRIVELAPNPPTEENAGEYVVLESPSDTRLENWTLTDGHTTARLPNETVSDRTALSTSPNVTERLTDIPVLGLEGHLQLANGGDELRLRNATATIDSVSYERAPTAERWYRTGLRGATTSRNTDTANGQWWPANATCLPVSSAAVNEATAFVLPDAPRVPRETIRNAEKRLLLAGYTVTSETIAADLVDAVERGVDVSVLLEASPVGGTPAPTADVLETLAAGGVDVRVIGGDDARYRFHHPKYTVADDRVLVTSENWKPAGVGGQSSRGWGVRLEDEALASDLAAVFRADFEGRDTTTGAAYRRNTSFVDDEPDFLSSDTETEFPTTHEPSTVPVESVELLLAPDNAESRLVELITSADDELLIIQPSIAADVSLLEATIEAARRGVDVRILLGSAEYNVDENEELATGLERAAEREDLPLEVRLVEDTDRFEKIHAKGVVIDRETAIVGSANWNENSLHNNREVLLALHGEQIGTYYADVFESDWSGDSWSFPVGLSVAVVVALAAAAIVGRRYVRFGDRPPSEHT; via the coding sequence ATGGATATCCGGCGGACCACCCTCGTTGCCGTCTTCGTCTGTTGTCTCGTGAGCAGTACCACGATACTCGCCGGGTTCGCAGTCGCCACCGAGACATCGATGACCGAGCGACCCACCACTCGAGCCACCTCGGATACCGAACCCAACGCCTCCGCTCTCACCTGTCCACCACGTGCAAGCGATGCGACGCCAACCACGACCGAGACGCCGACACGGCCGCGCATCGTCGAACTCGCACCGAACCCACCGACCGAGGAAAACGCCGGCGAGTACGTCGTCCTTGAGTCCCCATCGGACACCCGACTCGAGAACTGGACCCTCACGGACGGCCACACGACGGCACGGCTCCCGAACGAAACGGTCTCCGACCGTACCGCACTAAGCACGTCTCCGAACGTCACGGAACGGCTCACCGACATACCGGTTCTCGGACTCGAGGGGCATCTGCAACTCGCGAACGGCGGTGACGAACTACGACTCCGAAACGCGACGGCCACGATCGATTCCGTCTCTTACGAGCGCGCACCGACCGCGGAGCGGTGGTATCGGACGGGGCTGAGGGGGGCGACCACCAGTCGGAACACCGACACCGCCAACGGCCAGTGGTGGCCCGCCAACGCGACCTGCCTCCCCGTCTCGAGCGCTGCAGTCAACGAAGCGACGGCGTTCGTCCTCCCCGATGCTCCTCGCGTCCCCAGAGAAACGATTCGAAACGCCGAGAAGCGACTCCTCCTGGCCGGCTACACCGTCACCTCCGAGACAATCGCCGCCGATCTCGTCGACGCGGTCGAGCGGGGCGTCGACGTCTCGGTCCTCCTCGAGGCGAGCCCGGTCGGCGGCACGCCGGCACCGACCGCGGACGTGCTCGAGACGCTCGCAGCGGGTGGCGTCGATGTCCGGGTAATAGGCGGCGACGACGCACGCTACCGGTTTCACCATCCCAAATACACCGTCGCCGACGATCGCGTCCTGGTCACCAGCGAAAACTGGAAACCAGCGGGCGTCGGCGGCCAGAGCAGCCGCGGGTGGGGCGTCCGACTCGAGGACGAGGCCCTCGCAAGCGATCTCGCAGCCGTCTTCCGTGCCGACTTCGAGGGACGGGACACGACCACAGGAGCTGCCTATCGGCGGAACACCTCGTTCGTCGACGACGAGCCGGACTTCCTGTCGTCCGATACCGAGACCGAGTTCCCGACGACTCACGAACCGTCGACGGTTCCCGTCGAGTCGGTTGAACTCCTGCTCGCCCCGGACAACGCCGAGAGCCGACTGGTGGAATTGATTACGAGCGCAGACGACGAACTCCTGATTATCCAGCCCAGTATCGCCGCCGACGTGTCGCTACTCGAGGCGACCATCGAGGCGGCTCGCCGCGGCGTCGACGTTCGAATTCTGCTCGGATCGGCGGAGTACAACGTCGACGAAAACGAGGAGTTGGCAACGGGCCTCGAGCGAGCAGCCGAACGGGAGGACCTTCCGCTCGAGGTCCGGCTCGTCGAGGATACCGACCGGTTCGAGAAGATCCACGCCAAAGGCGTCGTGATCGATCGAGAGACGGCGATCGTCGGGAGCGCGAACTGGAACGAAAACTCGCTACACAACAACCGCGAGGTACTCCTCGCGCTTCACGGCGAACAGATCGGAACCTACTACGCCGACGTCTTCGAATCGGACTGGTCGGGCGACTCGTGGTCGTTCCCGGTCGGTCTCAGCGTCGCGGTCGTCGTCGCCCTCGCGGCTGCTGCGATCGTGGGGCGGCGATACGTTCGATTCGGCGACCGACCGCCATCCGAGCACACGTAG
- a CDS encoding cupredoxin domain-containing protein produces MQRRGYLAAVGTATAATLAGCSSLLSSFDDDPCAGEDCHIGMSRTEFHPDVYEVSVGDTVVWQNTSEADHTVTAYGDLIPEDAEYFASGGYESQTAAYEAWDDRGGRLGTRDTYEHTFEVPGSYEYFCIPHEGAEMIGEIVVSE; encoded by the coding sequence ATGCAACGGCGTGGCTATCTCGCCGCCGTCGGAACTGCGACAGCTGCGACGCTGGCCGGGTGTTCGTCGCTCCTCAGTTCGTTCGACGACGATCCCTGTGCCGGCGAGGACTGTCACATCGGAATGAGTCGTACCGAGTTCCACCCCGACGTCTACGAGGTTTCGGTCGGCGACACGGTCGTCTGGCAGAACACGAGCGAAGCCGATCACACCGTCACGGCCTACGGGGACCTGATCCCCGAGGACGCCGAGTACTTCGCGTCCGGGGGTTACGAAAGCCAGACGGCAGCGTACGAGGCCTGGGACGACCGCGGCGGTCGACTCGGAACGCGCGACACGTACGAACACACCTTCGAGGTGCCGGGTTCCTACGAGTACTTCTGCATTCCCCACGAGGGTGCCGAAATGATCGGCGAGATCGTCGTCAGCGAGTAA
- a CDS encoding protein sorting system archaetidylserine synthase (This PssA-like phosphatidyltransferase, along with a PssD-like decarboxylase, is required in Haloarchaea for the archaeosortase ArtA to replace the PGF-CTERM sorting signal with a C-terminal lipid anchor.), with the protein MLPRFVGRLGVADAVTIANAALGFVAVVVATVDIDLAARLILLAAIADGLDGILARRYGGTDAGPYLDSLADVASFAVAPAVLSFVVVAEGLGVDFATITAELLLVTGVCALFVAMAVTRLGMYTAYDISGNYTEGVQTTLAATILGAAILAGETRPLLVLAVTGAFCYLMVSRIQYPDLLSRDAAIMGIVHALAILVPNVAGRTFPYALLTLGLAYMTLSPWLYWGERERSPSVDVHGNA; encoded by the coding sequence ATGCTCCCCCGGTTCGTCGGTCGGCTGGGTGTCGCCGACGCGGTGACGATCGCGAACGCCGCCCTGGGGTTCGTCGCGGTCGTCGTAGCGACCGTCGACATCGACCTCGCGGCCCGGCTCATCCTCCTCGCAGCGATCGCGGACGGACTCGACGGCATCCTCGCGCGCCGCTACGGCGGCACCGACGCCGGTCCGTATCTCGACTCGCTCGCTGACGTCGCTTCGTTCGCCGTCGCTCCCGCCGTCCTCTCGTTCGTCGTCGTCGCTGAGGGCCTCGGAGTCGATTTCGCCACGATCACCGCCGAACTCCTGCTCGTCACGGGCGTCTGTGCGCTGTTCGTCGCGATGGCCGTCACTCGGCTGGGAATGTACACCGCCTACGACATCTCCGGTAATTACACCGAGGGTGTCCAGACGACGCTCGCCGCGACGATACTCGGGGCGGCGATCCTCGCCGGCGAGACCAGACCGTTGCTCGTCCTCGCCGTCACCGGCGCGTTCTGTTACCTGATGGTCTCGCGGATCCAGTACCCCGATCTCCTGTCTCGAGACGCCGCGATCATGGGTATCGTCCACGCGCTCGCGATCCTCGTTCCGAACGTCGCCGGTCGAACGTTTCCGTACGCCCTCCTGACGCTCGGGCTGGCGTACATGACGCTCAGCCCCTGGTTGTACTGGGGCGAGAGAGAACGGTCGCCGTCGGTCGACGTGCATGGAAACGCTTAG
- the sufB gene encoding Fe-S cluster assembly protein SufB — MSSDQDHLKETDTEARFEFKKEENAAVRSGKGLTEEVIRMISDDKDEPDWMLERRLRALEQYHNMPMPSDWPGMPDLSELDVEEIIPYIRPDVDKREGVDDWTELPDEIKDTFDKLGIPEAEKNALSGVGAQYESEVVYQNMQEQWEEKGVIFCNMDEAVREHPELVKEHFMTTCVPPSDNKFAALHGAVWSGGSFVYVPEDVTVEMPVQAYFRMNSEGMGQFEHTLIIAEEGSEVHYIEGCSAPKYGTHNLHSGGVEVFVGEDAHVQYSTVQNWSKNTFNLNTKRAICEENGTMEWVSGSMGSKVTMLYPCTILKGRGSTDTHITIALAGEGQDIDTGAKVYHNAPETSSTIESKSISKDGGRTNYRGLVHIADGAENSSTAVECDALMFDNESTSDTMPYMEIEESKVDVAHEATVGKIGDEDIFYLQSRGLDDDDAKKMIVAGFIEPITEELPIEYAVELNRLIELEMEGSLG; from the coding sequence ATGAGTTCCGATCAAGATCACCTGAAAGAGACAGACACCGAGGCCCGGTTCGAGTTCAAGAAGGAGGAGAACGCCGCGGTCCGATCCGGCAAAGGCCTGACCGAGGAGGTCATCCGCATGATCTCCGACGACAAGGACGAGCCCGACTGGATGCTCGAGCGACGCCTCCGCGCGCTCGAGCAGTACCACAACATGCCGATGCCGTCCGACTGGCCCGGCATGCCGGACCTGAGCGAACTGGACGTCGAAGAGATCATTCCCTACATCCGCCCGGACGTCGACAAGCGCGAAGGCGTCGACGACTGGACGGAGCTGCCCGACGAGATCAAGGACACGTTCGACAAGCTGGGCATTCCGGAAGCCGAGAAGAACGCCCTCTCCGGCGTCGGCGCCCAGTACGAGTCCGAGGTCGTCTACCAGAACATGCAGGAGCAGTGGGAGGAGAAAGGCGTCATCTTCTGTAACATGGATGAGGCCGTCCGCGAGCACCCCGAGCTCGTCAAAGAGCACTTCATGACGACCTGCGTGCCGCCGAGCGACAACAAGTTCGCCGCGCTGCACGGGGCCGTCTGGTCCGGCGGGTCGTTCGTCTACGTCCCGGAGGACGTCACCGTCGAGATGCCGGTCCAGGCCTACTTCCGAATGAACTCGGAGGGGATGGGCCAGTTCGAGCACACGCTCATCATCGCCGAGGAGGGCTCGGAAGTCCACTACATCGAGGGCTGTTCCGCACCCAAGTACGGCACCCACAACCTCCACTCGGGCGGCGTCGAGGTCTTCGTCGGCGAAGACGCTCACGTTCAGTACTCGACCGTCCAGAACTGGTCGAAGAACACGTTCAACCTGAACACCAAACGCGCCATCTGCGAGGAGAACGGTACGATGGAGTGGGTTTCGGGCAGTATGGGCTCGAAAGTGACCATGCTCTACCCGTGTACGATCCTCAAGGGTCGCGGCTCGACCGACACTCACATCACCATCGCCCTCGCGGGCGAGGGTCAGGACATCGACACCGGCGCGAAGGTCTACCACAACGCGCCCGAGACGAGTTCGACCATCGAATCCAAGTCGATCTCCAAGGACGGCGGCCGCACCAACTACCGCGGCCTCGTCCACATCGCCGACGGCGCCGAGAACTCGAGCACCGCCGTCGAGTGTGACGCGCTGATGTTCGACAACGAGTCCACCTCGGACACCATGCCGTACATGGAGATCGAGGAGTCGAAGGTCGACGTCGCCCACGAGGCGACCGTCGGCAAGATCGGCGACGAGGACATCTTCTACCTCCAGTCGCGCGGACTGGACGACGACGACGCCAAGAAGATGATCGTTGCCGGCTTCATCGAGCCGATCACGGAGGAACTGCCGATCGAGTACGCGGTCGAACTCAACCGTCTCATCGAACTCGAGATGGAGGGGAGCCTCGGATAA
- a CDS encoding ABC transporter ATP-binding protein — MARLELSNLHAEVAEGDEKILEGVDLEVQSGEIHALMGPNGSGKSTTAKVIAGHPAYEVTEGEVLLHLEDEEFGEDIEIDEDQRTWNLLDLDPNERAALGIFLGFQYPAEIEGVTMTNFLRTALNAKIEEREELFEDEEGAEEEEEDEGFENSPMEGPADDGEVGVAEFQGILQEKMEQLEMDEKFAQRYLNAGFSGGEKKQNEVLQAAILEPSIAVLDEIDSGLDIDRLQDVSNGINALRDEQGTGILQITHYQRILDYVEPDHVHVMLDGQIAKSGGPELAEKLEDKGYDWVRDEVYGTA, encoded by the coding sequence ATGGCACGTCTCGAACTATCCAACCTGCATGCGGAAGTCGCGGAGGGCGACGAGAAGATTCTCGAGGGCGTCGATCTCGAAGTCCAGTCGGGAGAGATTCACGCCCTGATGGGGCCCAACGGCTCCGGGAAGTCGACGACAGCGAAGGTCATCGCCGGTCATCCCGCCTACGAAGTCACCGAGGGCGAGGTCCTGCTCCACCTCGAGGACGAGGAGTTCGGCGAGGACATCGAGATCGACGAGGACCAGCGCACCTGGAACCTCCTCGACCTCGACCCTAACGAGCGCGCCGCGCTCGGCATCTTCCTGGGCTTCCAGTACCCGGCGGAGATCGAGGGCGTCACGATGACGAACTTCCTCCGAACGGCGCTCAACGCCAAGATCGAGGAGCGCGAGGAGCTCTTCGAGGACGAGGAGGGAGCCGAAGAAGAAGAGGAGGACGAAGGCTTCGAGAACTCGCCGATGGAAGGCCCCGCCGACGACGGCGAGGTCGGCGTCGCCGAGTTCCAGGGTATCCTTCAGGAGAAGATGGAGCAACTGGAGATGGACGAGAAGTTCGCCCAGCGCTACCTCAACGCCGGCTTCTCCGGCGGGGAGAAGAAGCAGAACGAAGTGCTGCAGGCCGCCATCCTCGAGCCCTCGATCGCCGTCCTCGACGAGATCGACTCCGGGCTCGACATCGACCGACTGCAGGACGTTTCGAACGGGATCAACGCGCTGCGCGACGAGCAGGGCACCGGGATCCTCCAGATCACCCACTACCAGCGCATCCTCGACTACGTCGAGCCCGATCACGTCCACGTGATGCTCGACGGCCAGATCGCCAAGAGCGGCGGTCCGGAGCTCGCCGAGAAGCTCGAGGACAAGGGGTACGACTGGGTCCGCGACGAAGTCTACGGCACCGCGTAA
- the sufD gene encoding Fe-S cluster assembly protein SufD translates to MSAGTQVHANLTEEQVREISGDLDEPEWLLETRLEALAALEELDMPDVIRTPGRDWTNLHDLDFESLVDPLNAAENKDQVGPEEAEVLSWSDAVQEHEDLLKEHFGSIVDPQENYLTALSTALFSTGTVVYVPEGVDAEDVAIRTEQNSRSLFNYTLVVTEESSSVTILERQSTGAEQDEQYYSGVVEVAAGENSYVQYGSLQNLSEEAYNFTVKRGVADTYATIDWIEGNLGTQLTKTEVSTTLSGDSSETQIVGAFYGHNDQHFDLDAKVWHRAEHTTADLVTRGVTDDVARSVYEGVQDVGADAWDTSSYQRENTLMLSDESEADASPKLIINNHDTEASHSATVGQIDAEDLFYMTSRGVDPRSARNMLVEGFFVPVLEEIDVDELRDDLEGLIGARLRQRD, encoded by the coding sequence ATGAGCGCAGGAACACAGGTACACGCCAATCTGACCGAAGAACAGGTACGCGAAATCAGCGGGGACCTCGACGAGCCCGAGTGGCTCCTCGAGACCCGTCTCGAGGCCCTCGCGGCCCTCGAGGAGCTCGACATGCCCGACGTCATCCGGACGCCGGGTCGGGACTGGACGAACCTCCACGATCTGGACTTCGAGTCCCTCGTCGATCCGCTGAACGCGGCCGAGAACAAGGATCAGGTCGGACCCGAAGAGGCCGAGGTCCTGTCCTGGAGCGACGCCGTCCAGGAGCACGAGGACCTCCTAAAGGAGCACTTCGGCAGCATCGTCGATCCCCAGGAAAACTACCTGACGGCGCTCTCGACGGCGCTCTTTAGCACCGGGACGGTCGTCTACGTCCCCGAAGGCGTCGACGCCGAGGACGTCGCCATCCGGACCGAGCAGAACTCCCGCTCGCTGTTCAACTACACGCTCGTCGTCACCGAGGAGTCGTCCTCGGTCACGATCCTCGAGCGGCAGTCGACTGGCGCAGAACAGGACGAACAGTACTACAGCGGCGTCGTGGAAGTCGCCGCCGGCGAGAACAGCTACGTCCAGTACGGCAGCCTCCAGAACCTCTCGGAGGAGGCCTACAACTTCACCGTCAAGCGTGGCGTCGCCGACACCTACGCCACGATCGACTGGATCGAGGGCAACCTCGGCACCCAGCTGACCAAGACCGAAGTGTCGACGACTCTCAGCGGCGACAGTTCGGAGACGCAGATCGTCGGTGCCTTCTACGGCCACAACGATCAGCACTTCGACCTCGACGCGAAGGTCTGGCACCGCGCCGAGCACACGACCGCCGACCTCGTCACCCGCGGCGTCACCGACGACGTCGCCCGCTCGGTGTACGAGGGCGTCCAGGACGTCGGTGCCGACGCCTGGGACACCAGCTCCTACCAGCGCGAGAACACGCTGATGCTCAGCGACGAGAGCGAGGCCGACGCCTCCCCGAAGCTGATCATCAACAACCACGACACCGAGGCCAGCCACTCCGCGACGGTCGGCCAGATCGACGCGGAGGACCTGTTCTACATGACCTCCCGCGGTGTCGACCCGCGCTCGGCTCGCAACATGCTCGTCGAGGGCTTCTTCGTCCCCGTCCTCGAGGAGATCGACGTCGACGAGCTCCGTGACGACCTCGAGGGGCTGATCGGTGCGCGTCTTCGGCAGCGCGACTAA
- a CDS encoding ferritin-like domain-containing protein, whose protein sequence is MSLGQRVSSDHQLTRLLQIGVVLEELVESRAAHHIESLPPEERAEFDEEVEELLAEAAAESAEHRERLEALIDDLEAETVGYEEINALVDAQYGPPEDTDGVLYDQLANEETAYKFYDDLIDAIEASESEFAVDRERLLETLYSIREEEKEGVEEVTEIMEHRA, encoded by the coding sequence ATGAGTCTGGGACAGCGTGTCTCGAGCGACCACCAGTTGACCCGATTGCTCCAGATCGGTGTCGTGCTGGAGGAACTCGTCGAGTCACGCGCCGCCCACCACATCGAGTCCCTGCCCCCTGAAGAGCGGGCGGAATTCGACGAGGAGGTGGAAGAGTTGCTCGCGGAGGCCGCCGCGGAGTCGGCCGAGCATCGCGAGCGGCTCGAGGCGCTGATCGACGATCTCGAGGCGGAGACGGTCGGATACGAGGAGATCAACGCACTGGTCGACGCACAGTACGGCCCGCCGGAGGACACGGACGGCGTCCTCTACGATCAACTGGCCAACGAGGAGACGGCCTACAAGTTCTACGACGACCTGATCGACGCGATCGAGGCCTCCGAGTCCGAGTTCGCGGTCGATCGCGAGCGACTCCTCGAGACGCTGTACAGTATCCGCGAGGAGGAAAAGGAAGGTGTCGAGGAAGTGACCGAGATCATGGAGCACAGAGCATGA